A genomic region of Irregularibacter muris contains the following coding sequences:
- a CDS encoding copper transporter codes for MLNIRYLIVSLAAVFLALGIGIFIGFMFDGQEIFINQQETLVRQLESKFGEIREEKEVLEEEIELQRKQLKNYEEYSENTLPLLINTKLQDTNIAIIETNDDYIYNGIISPIEKAQGNITSITYVKKDFLLEDSKMLEEVYDYFVNKKGISIDKNNFIQYLSDELARAILDQDEEILQYLKEKEIIEIKGDYSSTIDYFIIAGGSASEKTKTIEKIDIPFIKKAKQYNIPIVGIEQSNVRYSYMDAYRKEKISTIDNVDTIIGQYSLIQVMQGQEGNFGFKTSADRLIP; via the coding sequence ATGTTAAACATTAGATATCTAATCGTTTCATTAGCAGCCGTATTTCTTGCTTTGGGAATAGGTATTTTTATAGGATTCATGTTTGATGGGCAAGAGATATTTATTAATCAACAGGAGACATTAGTTCGTCAGCTAGAATCTAAATTTGGTGAAATTAGAGAAGAAAAAGAAGTCTTGGAAGAAGAAATTGAATTACAAAGAAAACAACTTAAAAACTATGAGGAATATAGTGAAAATACTTTACCCCTTTTAATTAATACCAAACTACAGGATACCAATATTGCAATCATCGAAACAAATGATGATTACATTTATAATGGAATCATTTCGCCTATAGAAAAGGCACAAGGGAATATAACTTCCATTACATATGTTAAAAAAGACTTTTTACTAGAGGATTCTAAGATGTTAGAAGAAGTATATGATTATTTTGTGAATAAAAAAGGCATAAGTATTGATAAGAATAATTTTATACAATACTTATCAGATGAATTAGCCAGAGCAATATTAGATCAGGATGAAGAAATCTTACAATATTTAAAAGAAAAAGAAATCATTGAAATTAAAGGTGATTATAGTAGTACCATAGATTATTTTATTATTGCGGGTGGAAGCGCTTCGGAAAAAACAAAAACCATTGAAAAAATAGATATTCCTTTTATTAAAAAAGCAAAGCAATACAATATCCCTATAGTAGGGATAGAGCAGAGCAATGTCAGATATTCTTATATGGATGCCTATAGAAAGGAAAAGATTTCTACAATTGATAATGTAGATACTATTATAGGTCAATATTCTTTAATCCAGGTAATGCAGGGACAAGAGGGTAATTTTGGCTTTAAAACTTCAGCAGATAGACTTATACCATAA
- the ftsZ gene encoding cell division protein FtsZ gives MLEFDMDLQQFAQIKVIGCGGGGNNAVNRMIEAGLQGVQFIALNTDKQALVLSQAEHKIQIGEKITKGLGAGANPEIGQKSAEESKEEIYKVLEGADMVFITAGMGGGTGTGAAPVVASIAKELGILTVGVVTKPFTFEGRKRMVHAEKGIEELKSKVDTLVTIPNDRLLQVAEKKTSLGDAFKIADDVLLQGVQGISDLIAVPGLINLDFADVKTIMEDTGLAHMGIGRASGENRATEAAQMAIHSPLLETSIQGAKGVLLNITGGSQLGLFEVNEAAELVAQAADPDVNLIFGAVIDESLQDEMKITVIATGFENVVSQSFDEVAATINKTSKQLKSDNLDIPTFLRKHN, from the coding sequence GTGCTAGAATTTGATATGGATTTACAACAATTTGCTCAAATAAAGGTCATTGGTTGCGGTGGCGGAGGAAATAACGCAGTAAATAGAATGATTGAAGCTGGGCTTCAAGGAGTGCAGTTTATTGCTCTTAATACAGACAAACAAGCTTTGGTGTTATCTCAAGCTGAGCATAAAATCCAAATTGGAGAAAAAATTACAAAGGGATTAGGTGCAGGTGCTAATCCAGAAATTGGTCAAAAATCCGCTGAGGAAAGTAAGGAAGAGATTTACAAAGTATTGGAAGGCGCAGATATGGTATTTATTACCGCAGGTATGGGCGGGGGTACAGGAACTGGAGCTGCACCTGTTGTCGCGTCTATAGCAAAAGAATTAGGAATTTTAACTGTGGGTGTGGTCACAAAACCTTTTACCTTTGAAGGCAGAAAAAGAATGGTACATGCAGAAAAGGGAATTGAGGAGTTAAAGTCTAAAGTAGATACTTTAGTAACCATTCCCAATGATCGCTTATTGCAAGTTGCTGAAAAGAAAACATCCCTAGGGGATGCTTTTAAAATAGCTGATGATGTTTTATTACAAGGGGTGCAGGGTATCTCTGACTTAATCGCAGTACCAGGGCTTATTAATCTTGATTTTGCCGATGTTAAAACCATTATGGAAGATACGGGCTTAGCTCATATGGGAATAGGTCGAGCAAGTGGTGAAAATAGAGCTACTGAAGCTGCACAAATGGCTATACATAGTCCATTATTAGAAACATCAATTCAAGGTGCTAAGGGTGTGCTTTTAAATATCACTGGCGGTTCACAATTAGGACTCTTTGAAGTAAATGAGGCAGCTGAGCTTGTGGCTCAAGCAGCAGATCCAGATGTAAACTTAATATTTGGAGCAGTTATTGATGAAAGTCTTCAAGATGAAATGAAGATCACTGTTATTGCAACAGGATTTGAAAATGTGGTCAGCCAATCCTTTGATGAAGTTGCTGCTACCATTAATAAGACTTCAAAACAATTAAAAAGTGATAATCTAGATATACCAACTTTTTTAAGAAAACATAATTAA
- a CDS encoding glycosyltransferase, which translates to MLIHFFIIIITVLNAIVMTHLIYNMLGNSRAKGKNYRGEEIPVGMGMVFSLSLFIPFILYNLYFQWGETLHIFILGIIGMSFIGIIDDLLGSRDTTGLKGHIGKLFHMQLTTGGLKALMGGIISIYVTSSFSNNIFIILLNALILSLFTNLINLLDLRPGRAIKGYLFYSLILLGLFYNQETVYLLIISSIPVIIYFPKDLKAKAMMGDVGSNALGFILGFCTILYFTNILKLIILFLLICIHIYAEKSSITKLIERNPILHFIDQLGRG; encoded by the coding sequence ATGTTAATTCATTTTTTTATAATTATTATAACAGTATTAAATGCAATTGTTATGACCCATTTAATCTATAATATGTTAGGAAATTCTAGGGCTAAGGGAAAAAACTATCGTGGAGAGGAAATTCCTGTTGGCATGGGGATGGTGTTTTCTTTATCCCTCTTCATCCCTTTTATTCTTTATAATTTATATTTTCAATGGGGAGAGACACTTCACATTTTTATTTTAGGTATTATAGGTATGTCCTTTATAGGCATTATTGATGATTTATTAGGAAGTCGGGACACTACAGGATTGAAGGGACATATCGGGAAACTTTTTCATATGCAGCTAACTACAGGTGGGCTTAAAGCCCTAATGGGTGGGATAATATCTATATATGTGACGAGTTCATTTTCCAATAATATTTTCATTATACTTCTTAATGCCCTTATCCTATCACTATTTACCAATCTAATAAACTTATTGGATCTTAGACCTGGGCGAGCGATAAAGGGATATCTATTTTATTCCCTAATCCTTTTGGGCCTATTTTATAATCAGGAAACTGTGTATTTACTTATTATTTCATCTATACCAGTAATCATTTATTTCCCTAAGGATTTAAAAGCAAAGGCCATGATGGGGGATGTTGGATCTAATGCTCTTGGGTTTATATTAGGATTTTGTACAATCCTATATTTTACCAATATCCTCAAGCTAATCATCTTATTTTTACTAATTTGTATACATATCTATGCAGAAAAATCATCGATTACAAAATTAATTGAAAGAAACCCTATATTACATTTTATAGATCAGTTAGGAAGAGGATAA
- the sigE gene encoding RNA polymerase sporulation sigma factor SigE, with translation MKKRIKILLLKLKILYVKILHRLNLKGEDEIFYIGGSEALPPPLTLDEEQYLIAHLKKKNNNGSIKTILIERNLRLVVYIARKFENTGIGVEDLISIGTIGLIKAVNTFDPDKNIKLATYASRCIENEILMFLRRNNKIRLEISFDEPLNIDWDGNELLLSDILGTENDIIHKCLEEEVDKELLQIAMNKLSEREKRIMELRFGLMDGVEKTQKEVADMLGISQSYISRLEKRIIKRLKKEISRMI, from the coding sequence ATGAAAAAAAGAATTAAAATATTATTATTGAAACTTAAAATATTATATGTAAAAATACTTCACAGATTAAACTTAAAAGGTGAGGATGAAATATTTTACATAGGTGGGAGTGAAGCATTACCTCCTCCTTTGACACTGGATGAGGAACAATATCTTATTGCTCATTTAAAAAAGAAAAATAATAATGGATCAATAAAAACAATCCTAATTGAAAGAAATCTAAGGCTAGTGGTTTACATTGCACGGAAATTTGAAAATACTGGAATAGGTGTTGAAGATTTAATTTCAATAGGAACTATAGGGCTTATTAAGGCAGTAAACACCTTTGATCCTGATAAAAATATAAAATTAGCCACATATGCATCGAGATGTATTGAAAATGAAATACTTATGTTTTTACGTAGGAATAATAAGATACGTCTAGAGATATCCTTTGATGAACCTCTAAACATAGATTGGGATGGAAATGAACTTCTCCTTTCTGATATTTTAGGTACAGAAAATGATATTATTCATAAATGCCTAGAGGAAGAAGTCGATAAAGAATTACTTCAAATTGCCATGAATAAACTAAGTGAAAGAGAAAAAAGAATCATGGAATTACGCTTTGGACTAATGGATGGTGTTGAAAAGACTCAAAAAGAAGTTGCAGATATGCTGGGTATTTCCCAGTCCTATATATCTAGATTGGAAAAAAGAATTATTAAAAGACTGAAAAAAGAAATAAGCAGAATGATATAG
- a CDS encoding small basic family protein yields MLPLIGLLIGIVLGFIIPYSVPLIYSSYMSIAVLAALDSVFGGIRSSLEQKFDSNIFISGFFGNTILAAFLAYVGDRLGVPLYYAAIFAFGTRLFQNFAIIRRHLIKNILKK; encoded by the coding sequence ATACTGCCATTAATTGGTCTTCTTATAGGGATTGTTTTGGGTTTTATTATTCCTTATAGTGTACCTTTAATATATTCTTCCTATATGTCAATAGCGGTACTTGCGGCTTTAGACTCAGTATTTGGTGGAATTAGGTCTAGTTTAGAACAAAAATTTGATAGCAATATTTTTATTTCTGGATTTTTCGGTAATACAATATTAGCAGCATTTTTGGCCTATGTCGGAGATCGGCTAGGTGTGCCCTTGTATTATGCTGCTATATTTGCTTTTGGAACTAGGCTCTTCCAAAATTTTGCCATTATCAGAAGACATTTAATAAAAAATATACTTAAAAAGTGA
- the sigG gene encoding RNA polymerase sporulation sigma factor SigG — translation MTNKVEICGVNTSKLPVLTNKEMRKLFDQIHQGDYKARETFVQGNLRLVLSVIQRFNNRGENLDDLFQVGCIGLIKAIDNFDLSQNVRFSTYAVPMIIGEIRRYLRDNNPIRVSRSLRDIAYKALQVRDQLINKNNKEPTLTEISKELGMSQEEVVFALDAIQDPISLFEPIYHDSGDAIFVMDQVSDEKSQDEIWLENIALQEAMQRLNHREKLILNLRFFEGKTQMEVAKEIGISQAQVSRLEKTALGQMRKHI, via the coding sequence GTGACAAATAAAGTTGAAATATGTGGAGTAAACACTTCAAAACTGCCTGTGTTAACAAATAAAGAAATGAGAAAATTATTTGATCAAATACATCAGGGAGATTATAAAGCACGAGAAACCTTTGTGCAAGGAAATTTGAGATTAGTTTTAAGTGTAATTCAAAGATTTAATAATAGAGGAGAAAATTTGGATGACCTATTTCAAGTAGGTTGTATAGGTCTTATAAAAGCAATAGATAATTTTGATTTAAGTCAAAATGTAAGATTTTCTACTTACGCTGTACCTATGATTATAGGGGAAATTAGAAGGTATTTGAGAGATAATAATCCTATTAGAGTGAGTAGGTCCTTAAGAGATATAGCCTATAAAGCACTACAAGTTAGAGACCAGTTGATTAATAAAAACAACAAAGAACCCACGCTAACTGAAATTTCCAAAGAATTGGGAATGTCTCAGGAAGAAGTAGTCTTTGCTCTAGATGCCATACAAGATCCTATCTCATTATTTGAACCAATATACCATGATAGTGGAGATGCCATTTTTGTTATGGATCAAGTAAGTGATGAAAAAAGTCAGGATGAAATATGGTTAGAAAATATAGCCCTACAAGAAGCTATGCAAAGATTAAATCATAGGGAGAAATTAATACTAAATTTAAGGTTTTTTGAAGGAAAAACCCAGATGGAAGTTGCAAAAGAAATAGGTATCTCCCAGGCACAAGTTTCTCGGCTGGAAAAGACCGCCTTAGGTCAGATGAGAAAACATATTTAA
- a CDS encoding DUF881 domain-containing protein: MRNNNKLWIIMITFMITGIITSIQFKQDKNRTDIITMKSLYEEQKNIDNENLEIERLGKTLVELEEKLKSYQSKEYGDEDIVSSLEEELEANKIAAGFKELQGPGISIHMKDSEQLGDAQDVMNFVIHNSDVLQIINDLRSGDAERIAINGSPVGWDSEIDCNGATIRVGNDIFAPPFIVEAIGDPQKLEGILNAPNSIVQLMKIWDIQIDIQQVDNITIRGINSTPTYKYLKKDEEGDKR, translated from the coding sequence ATGAGAAATAATAATAAACTATGGATTATTATGATTACTTTTATGATTACCGGTATAATTACGAGTATACAGTTTAAACAGGATAAAAACAGGACCGATATTATCACTATGAAATCCCTGTATGAAGAACAAAAAAATATCGATAATGAAAATTTAGAAATAGAAAGATTAGGAAAAACCCTTGTGGAATTAGAAGAAAAATTAAAGAGCTATCAATCAAAGGAATATGGAGATGAAGATATTGTTTCTTCCCTAGAAGAAGAATTGGAAGCCAATAAAATAGCAGCGGGTTTTAAGGAATTGCAGGGTCCAGGTATAAGCATACATATGAAAGATAGTGAACAATTGGGCGATGCACAAGATGTCATGAATTTTGTTATTCATAATAGCGATGTCCTGCAAATAATTAATGATCTTAGGAGTGGAGACGCGGAACGAATAGCTATTAATGGATCACCGGTAGGATGGGATTCAGAAATTGATTGCAATGGGGCAACGATAAGAGTAGGAAATGATATTTTTGCACCTCCTTTTATTGTGGAAGCTATTGGAGATCCTCAAAAATTAGAAGGAATATTAAATGCTCCCAATAGTATAGTACAATTAATGAAAATTTGGGATATACAAATTGATATACAACAAGTAGATAACATTACAATCAGAGGGATTAATTCGACCCCAACATATAAATATCTAAAAAAAGATGAGGAGGGTGACAAAAGATGA
- a CDS encoding DUF3866 family protein produces MLDREIGTVIEILFEDEDFQELIVSIGEFNAKAMNYISLSGKCNIGNKVLLNTTAVRLQLGTGGYHFVIANLDKGEDIQKKTGHIMKMRYTPLQLVTPTMEEQDSPYHEAINSFHSLEGIPVIVGSLHSMLAPAITMIKYHNPKIKITYIMSDGASLPMTMSKTVKSLKSKNLIDSTITYGHAFGGDYEAVNVYTALIGAKEVTHCDIAIVTMGPGIVGTGTKYGFTGVEQGNIIDAINTLQGFPIAIPRISFADRRSRHCGLSHHSITTLTHIVNSSCLVAFPEIKDNEKMGIIEEQIKNNRIAELHSIQFKNVDHLERVLLENEIKVSTMGRNYMQDPEFFNSAAAAGLIALEKLNTKGK; encoded by the coding sequence ATGCTGGATAGAGAAATAGGTACGGTAATAGAAATATTATTTGAGGATGAAGATTTTCAGGAACTGATTGTATCTATAGGGGAATTCAATGCTAAGGCAATGAATTATATTTCCCTTTCAGGAAAATGTAACATAGGCAATAAAGTATTGCTAAACACCACAGCTGTAAGATTGCAATTGGGAACAGGAGGATACCATTTTGTTATTGCCAATCTAGATAAGGGTGAAGATATACAAAAAAAGACAGGTCATATTATGAAAATGAGATATACACCTCTGCAATTGGTCACTCCAACCATGGAAGAACAAGATAGTCCATATCATGAGGCCATAAATTCTTTTCATTCTTTAGAAGGCATACCCGTCATTGTAGGTTCTTTACACAGTATGCTGGCACCAGCAATAACCATGATAAAATACCATAATCCTAAAATTAAAATAACATATATCATGTCTGATGGTGCAAGTTTACCCATGACCATGAGTAAGACGGTAAAAAGTCTAAAAAGTAAAAACCTTATTGATTCTACGATAACTTATGGACATGCTTTTGGTGGAGATTATGAGGCTGTAAATGTATATACTGCCCTAATAGGCGCTAAGGAAGTAACCCATTGTGATATTGCAATTGTTACAATGGGACCTGGTATAGTAGGGACAGGTACAAAATATGGCTTTACAGGGGTAGAACAAGGAAATATTATTGATGCGATAAATACTTTGCAAGGCTTTCCTATAGCCATTCCTAGAATAAGCTTTGCCGATCGAAGATCTCGCCACTGTGGATTGAGCCATCATTCAATTACCACCCTTACTCATATTGTGAATAGTTCATGCCTTGTGGCTTTTCCAGAAATAAAAGACAATGAGAAAATGGGAATAATTGAAGAACAAATAAAAAACAATAGGATAGCAGAATTACATTCCATTCAGTTTAAGAATGTTGATCATTTAGAAAGAGTATTGCTAGAAAATGAAATAAAAGTCTCGACTATGGGGAGAAACTATATGCAAGACCCAGAATTTTTTAATAGTGCAGCTGCTGCAGGCTTAATCGCCCTAGAAAAATTAAATACAAAGGGGAAGTAA
- the steA gene encoding putative cytokinetic ring protein SteA: MKGIARVDKKTKDLAKRIRPGEIAIIKHRDIDEVAAESLVNAKVKLVINLDKSISGKYPNLGPKTLIGSNIAIIDEASKDLMEKINEGEEVEVIENKIFKSGELIGEGRWLTKEDVQQQTEEAKKNIAHELDKFIENTLEYAKKEKDIILNGISIPNMKTQIKDRHVVVVVRGQNYKEDLSILQSYIREEKPVLIGVDGGADALIEFGHKPHIIVGDMDSVSDEALKICDEIVVHAYPDGRAPGMERINKLNLEAKVIPAPGTSEDIAMLIAYEKGGDLIVALGSHSNMIDFLEKGRKGMASTFLVRLKIGSKLIDAKGVNKLYHTGVKIKYIFALVLSALLPIIIISMYSPIIQYLLKLFQMRLKILFDF, from the coding sequence GTGAAAGGTATAGCAAGAGTAGATAAAAAGACTAAAGATTTGGCAAAAAGAATAAGGCCAGGAGAGATTGCTATTATCAAGCATAGGGATATTGATGAAGTTGCGGCAGAATCCTTAGTTAATGCCAAAGTGAAACTTGTCATAAATTTGGATAAATCCATCAGCGGTAAATATCCAAACCTTGGTCCTAAAACTTTAATAGGGTCTAATATCGCAATTATTGATGAAGCTAGCAAGGACCTTATGGAGAAAATTAATGAAGGAGAAGAAGTAGAAGTTATAGAAAATAAAATATTTAAAAGTGGAGAGCTCATAGGAGAAGGGAGATGGCTTACTAAGGAGGATGTTCAACAACAAACCGAGGAAGCCAAGAAAAATATCGCCCATGAATTGGATAAATTCATTGAAAATACGTTAGAATATGCAAAAAAAGAGAAGGATATTATTTTAAATGGAATTTCTATTCCCAATATGAAAACTCAGATAAAGGATAGACATGTTGTTGTGGTTGTGCGGGGGCAGAACTATAAAGAGGATCTAAGTATTTTACAATCCTATATCAGGGAAGAGAAACCAGTTTTAATTGGAGTAGATGGGGGAGCAGATGCACTGATAGAATTTGGACATAAACCCCATATTATTGTAGGAGATATGGATAGTGTCAGTGATGAGGCACTTAAAATTTGCGATGAAATTGTTGTACATGCATATCCTGATGGTAGAGCTCCTGGTATGGAAAGAATAAATAAATTAAATCTGGAAGCTAAAGTAATACCTGCCCCTGGGACAAGTGAGGATATTGCTATGCTGATTGCCTATGAAAAGGGTGGAGATTTAATTGTTGCATTAGGAAGCCATTCCAATATGATTGACTTTTTGGAAAAGGGAAGAAAAGGTATGGCTAGTACTTTTCTAGTGCGTTTAAAGATTGGATCTAAATTGATTGATGCTAAGGGTGTTAATAAGTTATATCATACAGGAGTGAAAATAAAATACATATTTGCTTTAGTTTTATCAGCTTTATTGCCAATTATTATTATCTCAATGTATTCACCCATTATTCAATATTTGTTAAAATTGTTTCAGATGCGATTGAAAATTTTATTTGATTTTTAA
- the nrdR gene encoding transcriptional regulator NrdR: MKCPFCNSIESKVVDSRPTEDGSVIRRRRECIQCLKRFTTYEKIEDIPLMVIKKNGHREPYNQNKIMNGALKACEKRPVSLGQLEKIVERIEKRLYNTMEKEISSNYIGEQLMMELKELDEVAYVRFASVYRQFKDINTFMEELNILLKEK, from the coding sequence GTGAAATGTCCATTCTGTAATTCAATTGAAAGTAAGGTAGTTGACTCAAGACCCACAGAAGATGGAAGTGTTATACGAAGACGAAGAGAATGTATACAATGTCTTAAACGGTTTACCACCTATGAAAAAATAGAGGACATACCTTTAATGGTTATCAAAAAAAATGGTCATAGAGAACCTTACAATCAGAATAAAATAATGAACGGAGCCTTAAAGGCCTGTGAGAAAAGGCCAGTATCCCTTGGACAACTAGAGAAAATTGTGGAAAGAATTGAAAAAAGATTATATAATACCATGGAAAAGGAAATATCTAGTAACTATATTGGGGAACAATTGATGATGGAGCTTAAGGAGCTAGATGAAGTAGCTTATGTAAGATTTGCTTCAGTATACCGACAATTTAAGGATATCAATACCTTTATGGAAGAATTGAATATATTGTTAAAGGAAAAATAA
- the spoIIGA gene encoding sigma-E processing peptidase SpoIIGA: MTYIYGDIIVVENFIINFIIIWLTVRFSKIRTHVWKILIGAFIGAAYTLLIYFPLLNIFNEITMKICLSIIIIIVVFTPKKIKDFIRPFAIFYLISFIFGGSAFALIYMTQYGGLSSKGFFYVSKFPISLLLITCLLSYFLIKVSWDYIQSKISKDNILTNIHIDIDGKVKELKGLFDTANFLNDPISKSPVIVVEYSIIKDVLPIEIREIFNENQEKDFEHISQVLIHSDWINRFRMIPFTSLGEKNGLLVGFKTDKITIVEKEKNKEVNNVIMAIYNQKLSNEGEYNALLNPEILNIQT, translated from the coding sequence GTGACTTATATCTATGGAGATATTATAGTTGTAGAAAACTTTATTATAAATTTTATTATCATTTGGCTTACAGTAAGATTTAGTAAAATAAGGACTCATGTATGGAAAATATTAATAGGTGCTTTTATAGGAGCGGCATATACTTTATTAATTTATTTTCCTTTATTAAATATTTTTAATGAAATAACTATGAAGATTTGTCTATCCATTATAATCATTATCGTAGTATTTACACCCAAAAAGATAAAAGACTTTATCAGGCCCTTTGCTATATTCTATTTAATATCCTTCATTTTTGGGGGCTCTGCTTTTGCTTTAATATATATGACCCAATATGGTGGTTTATCATCTAAAGGTTTTTTTTATGTATCCAAATTTCCCATAAGTTTGTTACTTATAACTTGTTTGTTGAGTTATTTTCTGATAAAAGTTTCCTGGGATTATATACAAAGTAAAATATCTAAAGACAATATTCTTACCAATATACATATAGATATCGATGGCAAAGTAAAGGAACTAAAGGGTTTATTTGATACTGCTAATTTTTTGAATGATCCTATTTCAAAATCACCAGTGATTGTAGTAGAATACAGCATAATTAAAGATGTTCTACCTATAGAAATAAGAGAAATTTTTAATGAAAACCAGGAAAAAGACTTTGAACATATTTCACAGGTATTGATTCATTCAGATTGGATAAATCGCTTTAGAATGATTCCCTTTACCTCCCTAGGAGAAAAAAATGGACTACTGGTAGGATTTAAAACCGATAAGATAACAATTGTTGAGAAAGAAAAAAATAAAGAGGTTAATAATGTAATCATGGCAATATATAATCAAAAGTTAAGCAATGAGGGAGAGTATAATGCATTATTAAATCCAGAAATATTAAACATACAAACATAG
- a CDS encoding NUDIX hydrolase, translating into MKYYEKTIHSEEIFEGKIINVRLDDVLLVNGKTSKREIVHHNGGVAILPMLTENKIFLVRQFRKPIESELIELPAGKLENNEDPVKCALRELEEEIGYKAGKIEKISSIYTSPGFADEIIHIFVASELSKTTINRDEDEFMDILELDIKEAVKMIHDGRIVDAKTIVGILSYISK; encoded by the coding sequence ATGAAGTATTATGAAAAAACCATTCATAGTGAGGAAATATTTGAAGGAAAAATAATCAATGTAAGACTTGATGATGTATTACTTGTAAATGGAAAAACATCAAAACGTGAGATTGTACACCACAATGGCGGGGTGGCAATATTGCCCATGCTTACAGAAAATAAAATATTTCTTGTCCGACAGTTCAGAAAGCCCATTGAAAGTGAACTTATTGAATTACCAGCAGGCAAACTAGAAAATAATGAAGATCCAGTAAAATGTGCTCTAAGAGAATTAGAAGAAGAAATTGGGTATAAAGCCGGCAAGATAGAGAAAATAAGCTCTATATATACTTCACCAGGTTTTGCAGATGAAATCATTCATATTTTTGTTGCCAGTGAATTGAGTAAGACAACAATCAATAGAGACGAGGATGAATTTATGGATATTCTAGAATTAGATATCAAGGAGGCTGTTAAAATGATTCACGATGGACGAATAGTCGATGCAAAAACCATTGTGGGTATATTATCCTATATATCAAAATAA
- a CDS encoding glycosyltransferase family 2 protein produces the protein MIKKTVTILIPAFNEEERIGNTLKPLLNSKWIDEIIIIDDGSSDYTAKKAREYNVIVSRLEKNMGKGWALQHGIKQATGDIIGFLDADVEESSIEIEKLIKPVAKGECDVTIAQFPSAKKKGGFGLVKNLAKWGIYYYTKKSITSSLSGQRVFNREVLEKIKLPEGGYGVEVEMTIDILNQGYKILEVPVQMKHAETGRDLKGFLHRGKQFLHIFLALLRYSQKR, from the coding sequence ATGATAAAAAAAACGGTGACCATTCTAATTCCTGCATTTAATGAGGAGGAGCGAATTGGTAATACATTAAAACCATTGTTAAATAGCAAATGGATAGACGAAATCATTATTATAGACGATGGTTCTAGTGACTATACAGCTAAAAAAGCGAGAGAATATAATGTCATTGTGAGTAGATTAGAAAAAAACATGGGAAAAGGATGGGCTTTACAGCATGGCATTAAGCAAGCTACCGGTGATATTATAGGATTTTTAGACGCTGATGTAGAAGAAAGTTCAATAGAAATTGAAAAGCTTATTAAACCAGTTGCTAAGGGGGAGTGTGATGTTACCATTGCACAGTTTCCTTCTGCCAAGAAAAAAGGTGGTTTTGGGTTAGTAAAAAACCTTGCAAAATGGGGGATTTATTACTATACCAAAAAATCCATTACGTCATCCTTATCAGGACAAAGAGTATTTAATCGAGAGGTATTGGAAAAGATAAAACTTCCCGAGGGAGGGTATGGCGTAGAAGTGGAAATGACCATAGACATACTTAATCAGGGATATAAAATTTTGGAAGTTCCAGTTCAAATGAAACATGCTGAAACAGGCAGGGACTTAAAAGGATTTCTTCATAGGGGGAAGCAATTTTTACATATTTTTTTAGCCTTATTAAGGTATTCCCAAAAGAGGTGA